Part of the Henckelia pumila isolate YLH828 chromosome 2, ASM3356847v2, whole genome shotgun sequence genome is shown below.
CTTGATTTCCAGTTTCCAACTTATCATCAGCAGCACAGATAGCATCAATCTTATCCTGCAAGGCAATTGCTTTTCTTGCCACACCCTTTCTGCAAACTCTAACCCCGAAATCAATTCCCCGGATTCCATCCAACTTGAGCAGCAGATTCATCAAACTCTCACTCATTCTCAGCCTCTCCTTGTCATTTCTCCTAATCATCTCCACCACCTCATTTCTCGACAGCTTAGCCTCAACCTCATCCACCTGAGATTTGATCTCCGTGATCTTCCTCACGCTCTTCCTGGCCAAAAATCCCCTCAACACCTTCTGAATTTTCAGAGCAGACTCCAAACGTCTATCTGAATCAGATCCCACGAACCGAACAGGGATTTGAACAATTTTCCGACCCGACTCCTTCACCACCGGCGGTTGACGATCAGCATTGGCCGCGCGGCGAGTTTGCCGGGCCGGGTCGACCGCGTAAAAGGGCATTCCGAACATCGAAGGATGATGAGAATATGATCGAAAAGGACCCTCCATTTCACAATTGAAATTCAAGAACTTGTTTGTATGCAGATTTGTCTGTTTCTTGCTttgattttgcttttgtttGTGTCGATTGTTTCAGGTGGTTGAATTTATATAGAAGAAATGGAATCAAGAATGAGAAGTGACTCGAAATTTGTGGAAAGTTCGGCAGAAAATTTCCAGAGAAAATCTGAAACCTCTGGAAGTTTCATGAGATTTCTTTTTTAAGGTTCGCGTGTAACTAACGTATATATAAGATAAACTTTTGTGCGAAATTTAAACgaattatatttattataattaatcaaaaaatatatatgttttataaaattaaGTTTAACAAAGGGAAACTCTCAAACAAAAAAGTTTAACAAGGGAAACAAAgattatatatttatacaaaTGATTGTTACACTAGAATTGAATCATGTATAGAATCAATTTTAGAATGAAATAAGAACGAAAATGGAATgacaattatattttattttaattattgatatcgaaaaatgaaaaaagaataaaatacaattatttttaataatcaaatattttttaattaaaaataaaaaaataataactattattattattaaatgataaaataataattatcaaTGCTCTATTAATAAATAACATTAATTTTGTTAGCTAATTTAACTAATATAAACCtatatgataataataataatattattattttatataataataattttattatgataataaacattaaataataataattattattactattattattaattataataaatcttataaataaataaataataatttaattaatatttttataaataataataataatcatagataataaataaataaatcatattattaataattattgataaataatattaaaaaataataaatgatcatataataagaataataattatataatcatttattattttatataaaataaattttaagaaaattgtacaaaaataacaatagtaGGGGAATTGTCATCTATTCAAAATGAATGGAATGATTATTCTTAAGAATATGAGAATAATCATTTTAATTATGAGAATGAACATTTTCATTCTAATTTCAAACCAAACATGGATATAGAAAATGAGATGCGAATATTCGTTCCATTTCATTGTATTTATCATTACTGAGCATGCCCTTAGTGCATCTAATAGTATGTATTTCACATTGTATATTTCTAAAAGGGGCTAATTACATATAATACCCTTGTGGAATTCAGAAATTGCTAAAAaacttcatgaatatattaacTCTCTGTGTTTTTAAATATTGAGAACACTACCTTGAAAACACTTATGGACAAGTGTGTGCGctcaatatttgaaaatattggGACGTTAGTGGAAAAAATTTGAAAGTACAGGGATTTAATAGATCATTTTATCATAGGAGGTTTTGAGAAATATTGGGATATTACAAGGGCAGTGAATGCAGTTAACTCTTCTAGTGATGGATTTAGGATTTCGGTACTGGAAGAGTTGCTTAAGAAAGACAgacaaaagattaaaaaaaaaagacaaaaaaaaattcactgaTTAAAGATTTCAATAACTAAATAATTTAGTTATTTGGAGCATTACAGTTAGACCTGGCCACGGTTCGTGTTTTGGTCGGGTCTGGTTTTGTAAACTCGAACCATTAACCGGCTCGTCCGTGGCCGGTTACGGTCCGGGTCACATAGTTGCGACAAATTAAAAGTAGTCTTCATTCTTCCATGCGTCATAACCAGCCCTTTTATCTTTGTCAGATATATGAGGAGCATTCTCTTGTAGAAACTTCACGAAATTCAGTGTGGTCAAGTAAAACAATATCTTTTGGTGTCATATTTTGAAGTCAACACTGAAAAACTTCTCCGATTTCTCAAAATATGACGCTGAAACAGTAGGTTGAACAGGTTCAGTAGATGCGGATGTCATCTCAGAATGCACAGAAGAATTCGTCTTAAGATTGTTGGGTTTGGAGTACTTTGCAAAATGAGATTGTTCAATTTGTGTCTTGACTGATGCTGCAACACAAATTGAGATAGGACaggaataaaaaaatttaagtcgAGGCTAGAGTTGGATTTTATCTCTTTAAGAAGAATTTGTCCCACACATGGTGCTAATGAAATATAGAAATCGTCTCCCAAGATACAACGACTTACGTTTTGTAATAGGAGCATTCCAAATTAAAAAACCCGACGAACGTTAAAGATGCTTTTTGAACTTTCTGGAATGAAGAATGTAAAACAGATATGTAACAATATGAACAGTACAAAATTACTGTATTTTCGAATTCAAGAGTGAGTAAACTGGTTTCATTCAGACATAGGAGTCTATATATAGACATCCAAAGGTTAGAGGGGCCTTTTCACAAATAATGGTGTCCCTTAGATGAGATTCAATATGATCCATCAGATTTgaatatgtagtgacccgtatccagaattaatgattaagtagtaattaattaagtaatcatgtttagattaaagtAAAACAAGATTAAGGGATGTCCATAAATATATACAAAACACTCGAAGATGGTCCAACTGATCTAGACTATCGAGtaagatcggatgatccgatctaggttcggaccatccgaacttgtGAAGATTGGAAGCTGTGTTGATGTTCGGAAGCTGTGACGATCGGACACTCCGATGACGCTTTGGACGCTCCAATCGGAGGCATCCAGCTGTCTGAAATATTGTGTAAGCAGTGACGTcagagatcggacgctccgaataGTGATCGGAGGCTCTGATCTACTGCCGACAGGCGTCCTCTAGAAGCTAGACACGTGATTGGCGGAGAGAGTTTGGAagcagggatcggaagctccaatcggatcgaaggctccgatcTCCGTCTATATAAAAGGGTGTTGAGTTCATTTCCAAAGCGCACCATGTTCTCTCCTCTCCTCTTTAAGTTAGTCTTTTAGCTTTTAGGGTCATTCTaatattagggagtatctattagcttagttaagatcTTTAGAGCATGTTTAGtgatgcatgagtactttgcatcgTAGACTTGTAGTACtggatggtaggcttggaacctagacgGATGCTTCTaagactgccttagaaaggtagtaagtactgaccgagatagtcggcatgatatatgaacttatttgttgcatttgtatgtgcttTATAttccatgttttactgctttaacACGTGCATGATTTTATATCAGACTGTATCTCGTGAGAGGTGAGTCGAGTGtatggggaggctcagcccccaAAGTTTTGTCTATCACTAGAAGACGCCGCGACGGCGAGGATTGACGCTACAGTGATAGGGGAGTATACGGGTACCCCGCGGACTAGCTACCCAgcacggtactgtatattcattGTCGCCCATGAGCAGACTATTTTATCAGGGttttaaatccatttacatgctgcatatatgtttatatatcattgcttccatattgagcgtagtcgctcacgtccagtgtttttgTATGTatagacaccccattcgacggggcagagaCAGGTGCAGGTTGTGCGCCCAGTGACTTGGAGTAGTCGGTGACTAGAGAgaacaacaggattagctgtaggttctATTATTATTAAGATTCATTCGATTaggttgtatatcgaatttatttaaccggttgtattctaccggtCAGCATTTATTTAAGCTTTCGGCAGTATATTTTGATTagtgttaattgcatgcttaattaagctttatcctctgattagtagtggatccaggTTGGGTTGCTACAGAATCCATTTGATTGATCTCAGCCATCGGATGAGATCCTCTTGCAGGATTTCATCTAGTGTGTCCATCTCCAAATCAACGATCCAGGTTGCACCTCTTTCGGATGATCACATCCCTTGGATGTACTCTTTGAACTAACAGATCTCAACCACCAATCTAGCAGTCCAGATTCATTCGACTTAATCCAACGGTCACCCTCCACGTAACCATTCAACATTTTCGAGTAGCATAAAAAAACTTCTTATTGCTCCTCGCGCGAAGTGCAAAGTGCGTCATCAATGCGCTCGTGTGTCGTGCATGCTCGGGCTCGGGCTCGGTTGCGGTCGGTGCGTTGCACCTCTCTCACCTTTGAACTTGACTTGAACTAATTATTCAATATACACAACAATATATATGTAGGAATAGAAAGTGCCAAATTTTTCATTTGGGACAAGCCACATCTTACCTACTACACAACAATTGGGTCTTGAACACCAatcttaaattattaatttatcattCACCCGAAATTGGTTTTGAGAAAATAATATACCAAAATTATCTactcaaaatttatatttcaattCTCAAGCAAATTTTTAGTTTTATCGGACGAGTGATGCTCGATTCGAGTTTGAAAGGGCCTCAAAACCCATTTTTCCAACAAAAAAGCTATTACATTTCATTATATTCAATCACATTCACTGGCATTTCCTCCCGTCGTAGTTCTGGATTTTCTCTCGATTTCTTCTTGGTCTTCTTCATCGCTTTTAATCTGTTGTGTTCGACTAGCagcttttgaccaatcattgagcaAACATTGAGCTTTCAAATTTTCCAACCTTAAGTTAGAGCGTCTCTCGTCCAATGTATTTTCTCAAATACTGAAAGTTTACCCCACCACAACTGTTGAAGCCGTGCAAGCTCTCTTTTGTCattatagataaaatttgatatatttGTGTTATTTGCGACCAGCATGGCAATTCTCAAAAGTTTTCTCATctgtatcactaaaatcaaaaatagtggtaaaataattctcaagcTCCTGACTGAAACATGAGGATCCTCGTGGACGTTTCGTTCGCtcccttaataaaagttgtgtttTAGTGAGTTTAGAAGTAATATTACGATTTGTAGTGGATTGTGTTTCATGTGATACAATTTTTTcaccatatttgatgttatattcattataaatatcatataaatgagttttaatattaaacaaaatcaatgagataTTAGGAACTGTTTCCGTAATAGGGTCTaaagattcataatataatgcTAACATATCTTGCAAAccatctaatttaagtctaggacctaaaataaaagcacataaaaaatttcaagaatgtgcaaaaaatatttttctcagtTTGCTATCATGCCATGAATACATTGAGATAAAACATTATAATTAGATTTGatatattcatgaaaaatacaagcaatgtGCAAAAgtgtgttaaaactaaatgtGAAGTCGGATAATAAACATTGGATAATTGGTCGCAAGCATCAtaaaaaacttttaaattttcacaaataataGGGCATATattccattgatttgaaaacaaataaatataacgaGCTTGAACATGTTGATGAaaaaatatacataataaatgtATATATTCAAAACACgataaaaatttatatgttGATTTCCAATGAGTTGAAATATCTCGTGCAATTCGTTTAGGCTTCGTACCATTTAATCTACAAAAATTTTTCTATTGTTTCATAACTTGGGGATGtgtccataaataatgaattgCATTCCTAATTGTTTGAATATGTGTTCCTAAACATTTTAGTATTTCTTGAagacacaaatttaaaatatgacacgTGCAcctaatatgaaaaaaaaaattcccccTGTTGATGGATTACATATGTCAATAAACTCACTAATACTAGAAGTATTTGCACTAGCATTATAAAAAAACAATtgaaaaaaatcagaatttaggcaatattcttctaaaataacaaatgTATGTTGATGAAAAAAAAAGTATCATGTGTGCTTCGTTAAAACATCAATAtacaagaaatatttttttaatgtttcaattattatcaaTTGAATGACTCGTAATACTCATATATAAACAACTTTGTCAATGACCACTCCAAATATCGGAAcacaaataaaatttatttttaaactcaaaaattatttaattaattctttttttatcAACGAATTGTGTGTTTGATATTATTTCTTGATATAcgtctaatagaaggatttgcacttgtagaaaattaattttcaaaaagaCAATTTATTgctaaaactaaaagaaagttgTTCAATTGCACAAAATTTAGTCGTTTATTCTCTAAATCTAATTttgttaaatttaaaattttgagattcaTTATTCAATTGAGAAGAAAATGTCATAATTTGAGTTTGAGAACAATCAATACAAATTTCTACCGGATAATTTTTCTCCACATGTCGCGTCAAAGTTTCATAACCACCTCCACGTTGAAATTTGTAACATTTCGAAGAATATTTGCATTTGACTTGCATATCAACGGAGGGAAGCGCTGCCTTTTGAAATGTTCGTCGAAGATATCATATGTCGGGAGAGGCGCCACTCGAGATTGTATTTTAGGCATCGTTGGATTGTTAATACTTTCTTGACTTTTATGATGACGTGCTTGTTGAGCTTCTTGTACACGTTCTTGATTTTCCGAATCGAAATAATCAAGACATAGACATCGACATTGAATGGAGAAAACTCGACATCGGGTGGCATGATGTCCTTTCTATTATCCTTTCGTTTTCCATTGCCATCCCTACCACGAATTGATCTGGCTTCGGaaattgtataaatatgaaattgAATTATTAAAGAATATGAAATTGGAgtaattatcaaaataaatcaacaatagACAATAAGCAAATAATCGAGccttgatattttgaatattcgACAGTCAAGAAAGAATTGAAAAATGAGAATTGAGAATCAGAGATGGAgagaaaattttgtgaaaaaattaaAAGGATATGGGGTATTTATAGACTCTACATTCGGGGGAGGCGTCCGACCCgacgggtcgggtcgggtcgggtcgggtcgggtcggtttTCAACTAACAGCCACGTAATCGTGGTCGTTGTCCGTTGATCATCAAAAGCCCCAAAATCATGGCCGTTGATTTCAAAAGGTGGCTCGCCAGGTTGACCCGGCGAGTCGAACCAGCAACCTGTCGGGTTGACACGACGAGTCATCAATGGTCGCTTCATCGTGACTGTTGATCTCCGACGACCACTTGATCGATTGATCGTGGCCGTTGGAGTAAACCGGTTCGACCCGGCGGGTCGAACTCGGCCAACCCACTGGGTTGACAAGTTTTAAAAGAAAAACCCATGATCGATCACGGTTCTGTGTCAAGCCCGTTGACACGGTTAACTGGCCCGTTGACCACGAGTCGGTTTTGGTCCGGGTTTGATCCGGTCCTTGACTAGGTCTAATTACAGCTTAATAAAAACGAAAGAAAGAAGCTGAAAGGATCTAATGAACAAGGTACTTCTTGGACAtcgaagggaaaaaaaaaaaagttgggaTAATAGAGATTCGAACCTGAGTGTTTAAAATGTATAAAGTCATATATGTcgcaaaattatattttttttattatctagAAGAtcatttagattttatttttaggaAGGAAGatcatttaattatatattaaatttctCCATATTACTAAAAACTCTCATTCAAAAATTATTAACGATTATCTCCTCGTTTATTTCAATCTTAAGCACACGCGGTTCTAACCCTTCATTTAGTCGAATAAAATTATCTTAGTATGGATATTACTCCCACACAATCAAGTTGCATCATTGTTGAATGTTATAACCCTTCATTTTGTGAAGGGTGACGGGTTCCCATTGCCCATCCTAGACCTCAACTTGCAAGAATCTCACACGTTTTCGGTATTTGAGAGCATTTTAGACATTGATCCTCATTCATTTGCAAAAATAGTGTTCGTGTTCAAGATTGAAACCACATAAAATTAATAGCTAAGAAATTGAAGGTTTTCAGAAATATCGAGATTTCACATGATAACATTAAGTATATGTAATTATTCATGTATTATATTATCTTGATTCAGCAGCTGGATAAAATATTTACAATAAAGAtgtatttgtaaaataaaattttattcgcTTATTATATTTGTAAAACTCGTTACCAGTCTCGAACTCATTTCTCTAGACCCGTCGAATAGGTTTAGAACCACCCCCAACCCATTGGATCAGACTAGTTCCTATTCCAAATTTAACAGGGCGGTTCCGAACCGATTCCAATTCGATCCATCCATACTAagagagtgtttgcaatcactaaaaaaaagtgatactTTGGTTTCTTAAACccaaattatgtgttagcttatgtttaacttaattgaaattcaaaagcCAATCATATGAtaattatgattctccaaaagtgattttaataaaaatgccAATGTTAAAATGActctaataacttatttatcaaacactacccaactttgatttttagatttttacatttgtttccaaacactaccaacttttaatttttcttaatttttttgtaatctataaatttaataatttataaaaaacataattttttgcAAATACTCTCTGCGTATCTCTGTttaaaaaacataatttttgcAAATACTCTTTAGGTATCTCTGTGTTCAGCTGAAGCTATTGGATTTCTCTATGCCTGTTCCAGAACCTGCTAACATACATtgtgataatcaacatatatgcCACACGCATATATATTCTGATGGCAGATGTATTCATAGGTAATACATGATTTCATCGAATCTTCTGTTCTTATTCTTCTTCACCGAATACGGATCAAATCAGACACTAATAAGACAATGTAGAGATAGTTGATTACGAGAAAAATATTAGAACCCATGTTTTAATAAGCTATTTGCTATTGTTTGTTGGCATCGAAACATTAAATCATCTTCGTACGTTCTAATCCAGACACATAAACCAAGAAAAATATGTGTATCCTCGGTCTTGTCTTGGTTTCTTCCATTTCACTTGTTTGTTGTTCGCAAGATTCCAAAAGATTTGCATAGGGGGAAAGGGTCAAGATTTCTAGTTTCCCATCAGAATCCGCCATTGATTGATGCGTTTGCGCGACGTGTAATTCATATCCAGTAAACATCTTACAAGAATTTTGATGAGAAATTACTTATAGTTATAGATAAAATTCCATCTGTCATCGAACAATGTTGCTTCTAATATGAAAGAAAAGATCTTTAATCCATCAAAGAAAACAGGGTACTCATGAGTTAAAATGGAAGTTACCCACTATTAAGTTTCAGGTGCAAGCTAAAAATTCTGAATCCCATTAAACTTCCAAGATGATTTTCACTAAATATATCTTGGTAAATGGTAAGGACTTTAAAAAGAAAAACGAAGGAGATTTAACTATGACAAAACATTTGGCACAGACTATTAATCTCCCACAAAGGATCAATGCAATCGTTGAAATTTTCCCAGTATTCATTGATCCCATTCACTGCCGATATATGTTGTTCGACTTTCGTCCATTCGAAATCTTGGAACCGTGCATCATTCATCATCTCACCAGCTCTTCCCGGAGGATCAGAGCATTCTTGTTCAAGAGTAAACTTGTCGAAATCCATGGCGAAAGTTGGATGATCTCTATTGCATGTACCGAAATCTTGAGGCGAAAAACAGCTCAAATCTGGCTTATACTCATCTTCAAAAGCGGTGGGATTCGAGGTAGTAACGCCATTTTTGGCACAAGTACTAGCAGAAACATTAGATACACTAGTTTCTTGAGTTGTACATTTCTCTATGGCTATGTTACTTGAAGAGGGAAGACTAGTAGGTTTGGCCTTATTCTGGCTTCTCTTTTGGTTGATAAGGTTTCGGATTTTCAACGAGAGAGCCGGGTTGCAAGGGATGTTGTTGTTGGTCAAAAAATTGGTTCGCGTGTTTGATCCGCGAAGGAGATACGCGGCTTCATCATAGGCCCTAGCAGCCTCTTCAGCCGTGTCGAACGTGCCAAGCCACATCCTAATCTTCTGAGTTGTGTTCTTGATTTCGGCCACCCATTTTCCAGAAGGCCTTTGTCTCACGCCAACGAACTTGTTTCGATTTGTGCCTTGAGCATTTCTTGATCTATAGGAGCTATGGCCGGTATCAACGGTGTTCTGAAACCGAAGTTGCATGATATTACTCTGTTCTAGAGCAAAGGGTGTTGAATCAAAAAGAAATGGAGACAAGGGGTGTTATATAGGAGGGGGATTGAGGGATGATTTTGTCTTCTACAATTGTTTGGTTGTGAAgtggttttgttttttgttaATAGTAGGCTGATTTTTCTGTGTTGAGTGGAGGAATATGTCATGAATCATGAGCAGTAAGCATGttgattatttaattacatggaagttttaaatttatatacttgTTTTACATGTTGTGCTGCATTTATGCAAGGCATGCTTAATCCCATATCGTGTACTGCTCCACACGTTCTTTGTTTTGTCTTCAATTTTAGAGGGAAAAAAGGGTGTTGGTTTTGGCCTATCTTTATATGGACTTTGTCTCTAGGTGTAATTTTGTACAACATGTTCATTTGAAAACATCTTGCACGAAAAAAGGGCTTATCCgtaattttttttgttctcAAATGAGATATtcacatcaatatttttttatttttcaaatcagATATACATGAATATATGATGTAAGTTATATCAGAAGTGTTACTCTCGATGTAACATAAAGAAGTTTTTTATATGGTTGAATAAGCTTCATAGTTAAAATATATATGTCATGACTTTCGTCGCATGATAATATGTGTTGCGAGTACGAAGAATCAATATGTCAATGTTAGATGACGTATCTATCCATAAAGAAAATGGAACAACATACAAGATATTTAACTTTAGATAGAGGCATGACGATGGCTTGCTAATAAACAAATAGCAATTCTTCGACAAACAAACGAAAGGCCTAGGCAG
Proteins encoded:
- the LOC140877340 gene encoding ethylene-responsive transcription factor ERN1-like, encoding MQLRFQNTVDTGHSSYRSRNAQGTNRNKFVGVRQRPSGKWVAEIKNTTQKIRMWLGTFDTAEEAARAYDEAAYLLRGSNTRTNFLTNNNIPCNPALSLKIRNLINQKRSQNKAKPTSLPSSSNIAIEKCTTQETSVSNVSASTCAKNGVTTSNPTAFEDEYKPDLSCFSPQDFGTCNRDHPTFAMDFDKFTLEQECSDPPGRAGEMMNDARFQDFEWTKVEQHISAVNGINEYWENFNDCIDPLWEINSLCQMFCHS